Proteins encoded within one genomic window of Haematospirillum jordaniae:
- a CDS encoding polysaccharide biosynthesis protein yields the protein MIRCILTKAALPVLSLSRTAKRFVVLTIDVGLCVFCVWLALGIRLGSFVVLSGPALWASFLAVATALPVFVAFGLYRAIFRYAGWQALMAVTFATAVFGLVYTTIIAVIGIPGIPRTVGILVPVLVLLCVGASRAMARLWLGGLYQDQMRRAALPRSLIYGAGATGRRLAVAMVNSQDRCVIGFLDDDDRLHGHRLDGLPLYSPDDLPSLVATLDIREVILALSSISRDRRNQILARLLKAGVAVRTVPEDPSHPAIVVDLDVDDVLMQEATGPNHILLSRYVSGRVVLVTGAGGVIGSELCRQLMRLEPQTILLVDHSEYALAPLYQSLLYVADETSVRLIPLLASVCDEDRMHEIMATWKPDIIYHAAAYKNDALVEHNPVEAIKVNTLGVLTVASAALEHGVPNCVLVSTDQAMCPTTIMGASKRLAEMILQSLAGENGVACFSSVRFGVVFEPSDAILPRMYRQIREGGPVLISHPQDVRCFMRVEEAACLIIQAAALSRGGEIFRLDMGQPVLLGDLARRMIAFSGLTVREDQNPDGTISIDATVPDPTVNPVGRFDSSIRTSHPRILMDHEPDVPVWSSLQDKLDAFSLALAVNDVGVGRRMLEQMVPSYQPGQEIVDWILLEQEAEADVLEGH from the coding sequence TTGATACGATGCATCCTGACCAAAGCGGCCTTGCCCGTGCTGTCTCTCTCCCGGACGGCCAAGAGATTCGTCGTCCTGACGATTGATGTTGGCTTGTGTGTTTTTTGCGTATGGTTGGCACTGGGAATACGGCTGGGGTCTTTTGTGGTATTGTCAGGGCCTGCGTTGTGGGCCAGCTTTCTTGCTGTTGCGACAGCTCTCCCGGTTTTTGTCGCTTTTGGATTATATCGGGCCATCTTCCGGTATGCGGGGTGGCAAGCCCTGATGGCTGTGACCTTTGCCACCGCTGTTTTTGGTCTTGTGTATACGACGATTATTGCGGTGATCGGCATTCCGGGTATTCCGCGTACGGTTGGTATTCTTGTTCCTGTCCTTGTTCTGTTATGTGTCGGTGCGTCACGAGCCATGGCTCGTCTTTGGCTTGGCGGTTTGTATCAAGATCAGATGCGGCGTGCTGCCTTGCCTCGTTCGCTGATCTATGGTGCAGGAGCGACCGGACGCCGCCTTGCTGTCGCAATGGTCAACAGTCAGGATCGCTGCGTGATCGGCTTCTTGGATGATGATGATCGCCTGCACGGCCACAGGCTGGATGGGCTCCCTCTGTACAGCCCGGATGATCTGCCCAGTCTGGTTGCGACCCTTGATATTCGTGAGGTTATTCTTGCCCTGTCGTCTATATCACGTGACCGGCGCAACCAGATACTCGCGCGCCTGCTGAAAGCCGGTGTTGCTGTCCGTACTGTTCCTGAGGACCCTTCTCATCCTGCTATAGTCGTGGATCTGGATGTTGATGATGTTCTGATGCAAGAGGCAACGGGGCCCAACCATATCCTTCTGTCGCGCTATGTGTCAGGAAGGGTTGTTTTGGTAACAGGTGCGGGGGGAGTAATCGGCAGTGAGCTGTGCCGCCAGCTGATGCGTCTTGAGCCGCAGACGATTCTTCTGGTCGATCACAGTGAGTATGCACTCGCGCCTTTGTATCAGTCCTTGCTTTACGTTGCAGATGAGACTTCCGTTCGCCTTATTCCACTTTTGGCATCGGTCTGTGATGAAGATCGCATGCATGAAATTATGGCAACGTGGAAGCCCGATATCATCTACCATGCTGCTGCTTACAAGAATGATGCCTTGGTTGAACACAACCCAGTCGAGGCGATCAAAGTCAATACGCTGGGGGTATTGACCGTTGCCAGTGCGGCTCTGGAGCATGGTGTTCCAAATTGTGTGTTGGTCAGCACAGATCAAGCCATGTGCCCGACAACGATTATGGGGGCGAGCAAAAGATTGGCGGAGATGATTTTGCAATCTCTGGCCGGTGAGAACGGCGTAGCCTGTTTTTCGTCTGTCCGGTTCGGAGTGGTTTTTGAGCCTTCTGATGCCATTTTGCCCCGCATGTATCGCCAGATCCGCGAAGGTGGCCCGGTGCTGATTTCTCATCCGCAGGATGTCCGCTGTTTCATGAGAGTGGAGGAGGCGGCCTGTTTGATTATCCAAGCTGCTGCGTTGAGCCGTGGTGGGGAGATTTTTCGTCTGGATATGGGGCAGCCAGTTCTTTTGGGTGACCTTGCCCGACGTATGATTGCCTTCTCTGGCCTGACTGTCCGGGAAGACCAGAACCCAGATGGGACTATCAGCATCGATGCTACGGTCCCTGATCCCACGGTGAATCCTGTCGGCAGGTTTGACTCTTCAATCCGTACGTCTCATCCCCGTATCCTGATGGATCATGAACCCGATGTTCCAGTGTGGTCGTCTTTGCAGGACAAGCTGGATGCATTCTCCTTGGCATTGGCTGTGAATGATGTGGGTGTGGGGCGTCGTATGCTTGAACAGATGGTTCCATCCTATCAACCGGGGCAGGAGATTGTGGATTGGATTCTCCTTGAACAGGAAGCAGAAGCAGATGTTCTGGAAGGTCATTGA
- the rfaH gene encoding transcription/translation regulatory transformer protein RfaH, which yields MQWYLIHAKPRQEQRALLNLERQGYSCYLPLLSRERIIQREKKVVQEPLFPRYLFVRLDGGSPARGLAPVRSTLGVSRLVSFGAEPARIDGQLVEFLRLRESSSLASPEAVFQSGERVLLSDGPFAGIEAVYQIDDGEQRAMVLIEFLSKPVMLRVSQSSLRKIV from the coding sequence ATGCAATGGTACCTGATACATGCCAAGCCAAGGCAAGAACAACGGGCGCTTCTTAATTTGGAACGTCAGGGGTATTCTTGCTACTTGCCGCTTCTCTCTCGTGAAAGAATCATCCAGAGAGAGAAAAAAGTTGTCCAAGAACCGCTCTTCCCCCGTTATTTGTTCGTCCGCTTGGATGGGGGAAGTCCAGCAAGGGGACTAGCTCCTGTGCGCTCTACCTTGGGTGTGAGCCGTTTGGTCAGTTTTGGGGCTGAGCCAGCGCGTATTGACGGGCAGTTGGTAGAGTTCTTGAGACTCAGGGAGTCTAGTTCACTGGCGAGTCCAGAGGCTGTTTTCCAGTCTGGCGAGCGCGTTCTGCTTTCGGATGGACCTTTTGCTGGTATAGAAGCTGTGTATCAGATAGATGATGGCGAACAGAGAGCTATGGTGCTCATCGAGTTTCTGAGCAAGCCCGTTATGTTGCGTGTATCCCAATCCAGCCTGCGCAAGATCGTCTGA
- a CDS encoding mannose-1-phosphate guanylyltransferase/mannose-6-phosphate isomerase encodes MANNVKLQPVILCGGSGARLWPLSRSGFPKQFLCLTGAESLFQQAANRLISLDAENIQAADPFVVAGEDHRFLVIEQLREVGVNPRKILLEPVPKNTAPALTLAALAAIDNGEDPVLVVTPADQILQDDGAFKLAMHGAIRQADEGTIVLLGVTPDHPGTGYGYIQALVKSTATFVVERFVEKPDQATAQQYFTEGCYYWNAGMFVLRASIWLQAIEHFRPDVLAATRAAWSNRSGEADFVRPGVAEFAAIPSESIDYAVMERCPGSHFSLHMIPLDAGWSDLGAWDAVWNVLSKDNQGNAHVGDVLTTNSRNTLVHASSRLVSLVGVEDLIVVETSDAVLVADRTRSQDVAHIVNQLKSRKREEHTLHRKVHRPWGWYDSIDEGGCFKVKRIQVKPGASLSLQKHHHRAEHWVVVKGTAEVTCGNKKLLFVENQSTYIPLGEIHRLSNPGTIPLEIIEVQSGSYLGEDDIVRFEDHYGRVHVLSPT; translated from the coding sequence ATGGCCAATAACGTCAAGTTACAGCCCGTTATTCTCTGTGGTGGCTCTGGGGCCCGTCTATGGCCGCTTTCCCGTTCAGGATTTCCAAAACAGTTTCTATGTCTGACGGGTGCCGAAAGCCTGTTTCAGCAAGCCGCCAACCGCCTGATAAGCTTGGATGCTGAAAATATTCAGGCGGCTGATCCTTTCGTTGTAGCAGGCGAGGATCACCGGTTTCTGGTAATAGAGCAATTGCGTGAGGTTGGTGTTAATCCACGTAAGATTTTGCTTGAGCCTGTGCCCAAGAATACCGCCCCCGCTCTTACGCTAGCTGCGCTTGCTGCCATTGATAATGGTGAAGATCCTGTGCTGGTGGTGACCCCTGCTGATCAGATTTTACAAGATGACGGTGCCTTCAAGCTGGCAATGCATGGTGCCATTCGCCAAGCAGACGAGGGTACTATCGTTCTCTTGGGGGTTACACCAGATCATCCAGGAACAGGGTACGGCTATATCCAAGCCTTGGTAAAGTCTACTGCTACCTTTGTCGTTGAGCGATTTGTCGAAAAACCTGATCAAGCTACAGCTCAGCAGTACTTTACAGAGGGGTGCTATTACTGGAATGCTGGTATGTTCGTGCTTAGGGCTTCCATCTGGCTCCAGGCTATAGAACATTTCCGTCCTGATGTTCTGGCTGCTACTCGCGCTGCTTGGTCTAATCGCAGTGGAGAGGCGGATTTTGTGCGTCCCGGTGTTGCCGAATTTGCTGCAATTCCCTCGGAATCAATTGACTATGCTGTTATGGAGCGCTGTCCGGGAAGCCATTTCTCTCTCCATATGATCCCGCTGGATGCCGGTTGGAGCGATCTGGGCGCGTGGGATGCGGTCTGGAATGTGCTATCAAAAGACAATCAAGGTAACGCACATGTCGGTGATGTACTTACCACAAACAGCCGTAATACCTTGGTGCATGCCTCGAGCCGTTTAGTTAGCTTGGTAGGTGTGGAAGACCTTATCGTAGTGGAAACATCTGATGCAGTCTTGGTGGCCGACAGAACCCGCAGCCAAGATGTAGCGCACATTGTCAATCAACTAAAATCTAGGAAACGTGAAGAACACACATTGCATCGTAAAGTGCATCGTCCGTGGGGTTGGTACGACAGCATTGACGAAGGTGGCTGTTTCAAGGTCAAGCGCATACAGGTCAAGCCTGGTGCCAGTCTCAGCTTGCAGAAACATCATCACCGTGCAGAACACTGGGTAGTGGTCAAGGGCACCGCAGAGGTCACTTGTGGCAATAAAAAGCTTCTGTTCGTTGAGAATCAGTCGACCTATATCCCACTGGGTGAGATCCACCGACTTAGCAATCCCGGTACCATTCCGCTGGAAATCATAGAGGTGCAATCGGGCAGTTATCTGGGTGAAGATGATATCGTCCGTTTCGAAGACCACTATGGGCGTGTCCACGTATTGAGCCCGACCTGA